A part of Aegilops tauschii subsp. strangulata cultivar AL8/78 chromosome 2, Aet v6.0, whole genome shotgun sequence genomic DNA contains:
- the LOC109782901 gene encoding F-box/FBD/LRR-repeat protein At1g16930-like has product MEIHSGAPCTKRAKLAPPATPSSGGLAVAAGSGEGAPTGSEDQEEQSGSDCISDLPDAILGEVISCLSTREGIRTRMLARRWRPVWPTAPLNLDCREIPVARLFNALETVHVEIISRVSAYSEELAHIRYIGTWHQGKTVPGDGSCLPESILSSHVGAVLRLCIPACYLQCRPSTVHAWLESPRLNNLQIPDHYVEVLELPLVKRLSLVEVYISYFSLQSMINSSCPALECLLLVCNRERHQITINSPNLVSIGIRGEKGKFIIKDAPSLQRLIHDLQINNMEVFIISAPKLETLGKFRISLDSTGLMGLATASLSTMWQSVKTLFLAITYKVDLVIHLLKCLPNLENLFVQGGNVPDGARNIWIASTVRFSKNTSFI; this is encoded by the exons atggagatccACTCCGGTGCGCCATGCACCAAGAGGGCGAAGCTCGCGCCACCGGCGACGCCGTCCTCTGGTGGTTTGGCGGTAGCAGCTGGAAGCGGCGAGGGTGCGCCTACCGGATCCGAGGATCAGGAAGAGCAGTCTGGTTCGGACTGCATCAGCGACCTCCCGGACGCCATCCTCGGTGAGGTCATCTCCTGTCTCTCCACTAGGGAGGGCATCCGCACTCGGATGCTTGCACGTCGTTGGCGTCCTGTTTGGCCGACCGCTCCTCTGAATCTTGACTGCCGTGAGATCCCTGTCGCTCGTCTTTTTAACGCCCTAGAAACAGTTCATGTCGAGATCATCAGTAGGGTCTCTGCCTACAGCGAGGAGCTTGCTCACATACGATACATCGGAACTTGGCATCAGGGAAAAACAGTTCCTGGTGATGGTTCTTGCCTTCCAGAGTCCATCCTCTCCAGCCATGTGGGCGCAGTTCTCCGCCTTTGTATACCGGCGTGCTACCTCCAATGCAGACCCTCTACTGTCCACGCCTGGCTTGAGTCCCCCAGATTGAACAATCTCCAG ATACCAGACCATTATGTAGAGGTGCTTGAACTACCACTGGTCAAGAGACTTTCGCTTGTTGAGGTTTATATATCATACTTCTCTTTGCAAAGCATGATCAACTCTAGTTGCCCTGCACTCGAGTGCCTGCTGCTTGTTTGCAATAGAGAAAGGCATCAGATCACAATAAACTCCCCTAACCTTGTAAGCATCGGCATCCGTGGTGAGAAAGGAAAATTCATCATCAAGGATGCCCcctcacttcaaaggttgatccacGATCTCCAGATCAATAACATGGAGGTATTCATCATCTCTGCACCCAAACTGGAGACATTGGGCAAATTTAGGATCTCGCTTGACTCCACAGGTCTTATG GGTTTGGCGACGGCCAGCCTATCTACAATGTGGCAATCTGTCAAAACCTTGTTTTTGGCCATCACTTATAAAGTGGACCTGGTCATTCACTTGCTTAAGTGCCTTCCAAATCTGGAGAACTTGTTTGTTCAG GGAGGAAACGTTCCTGATGGTGCAAGAAATATTTGGATCGCAAGCACCGTGCGTTTCTCAAAGAACACATCATTCATTTAA